In the Helianthus annuus cultivar XRQ/B chromosome 11, HanXRQr2.0-SUNRISE, whole genome shotgun sequence genome, one interval contains:
- the LOC110921049 gene encoding calmodulin-binding protein 60 B: MVLKRPFDEGDGYDYEVLNHKSKQKILSSKNVMHGLSPQDLASTLEPLIRGWVRDEVQRACQSFCCSSPRSPFSALEPCGTTSLQLRFQTKLPQMLFTGTKVESENNSAVKLVLFDTESNQIVSSGPLSSSKVQIVPLDGDFSVDDDEDWSQKEFEAKVICARDGKRPLVAGELAVVLKDGVGELGEVFFTDNSSWRRSRTFRLGARAISGERIREAVSGPFMVKDHRGESYKKHHPPALGDDIWRLEKIAKDGAFHKRLGLKGICTVKHFMQMYITNESSLRNILGVSCNKTWETIIKHAKDCVLDDKLYMYSCGAEGIVLLFNSIFKIVGATFDGQNYLSVEELPVFQMTLVESLKQQFYKNLDGMLPMDDLSGFGSPILTSGLLGGPARSGADLVLQNVNIPLMQLDQPHLQLAAPSYMYGVDNNSQSELYIPDNSALQFFSPALRNSFTFKDFSISPYGEGSSSGSGVVSDELGPAFDYQVGPSSWQGNITSVSSDFGICFSRAAQRRWRKLRAVVKFFFHATKVAKFYRYPYRYLDF; encoded by the exons ATGGTACTAAAACGACCATTTGATGAGGGGGATGGTTATGATTATGAAGTTCTTAATCATAAATCCAAACAAAAGATTCTCTCATCTAA AAATGTGATGCATGGGCTTTCGCCTCAAGACTTAGCGTCGACTTTGGAACCACTGATTCGGGGATGG GTGCGAGACGAGGTGCAGCGTGCATGTCAAAGCTTCTGCTGTTCATCACCAAG ATCTCCCTTTAGTGCACTTGAACCATGTGGCACGACATCCTTGCAGCTTCGTTTTCAAACGAAGTTGCCTCAGATGTTGTTCACAGGAACCAAGGTGGAATCTGAGAACAATAGTGCAGTTAAACTAGTCCTATTCGATACCGAATCTAATCAAATAGTGTCATCGGGACCCTTAAGTTCATCAAAGGTACAAATCGTTCCACTTGATGGTGATTTCTccgttgatgatgatgaagattggtcTCAGAAGGAATTCGAGGCCAAAGTTATATGTGCTAGAGACGGTAAAAGACCGCTAGTGGCCGGAGAACTGGCGGTGGTTCTAAAAGATGGAGTTGGAGAATTAGGTGAAGTTTTCTTTACCGATAACTCGAGCTGGAGGAGAAGCAGGACATTCCGGTTAGGTGCACGTGCCATTTCTGGAGAGCGAATTAGAGAAGCAGTCAGCGGGCCTTTCATGGTGAAAGATCATCGTGGAGAAT CATACAAAAAGCACCATCCTCCAGCTTTAGGTGATGACATATGGCGGCTAGAAAAGATTGCAAAAGACGGTGCCTTTCATAAGCGATTGGGGTTAAAGGGAATATGTACAGTAAAACACTTCATGCAAATGTACATTACTAACGAGTCCTCACTACGCAAC ATACTTGGTGTATCCTGTAACAAGACATGGGAGACGATCATCAAGCATGCGAAAGATTGTGTTTTAGATGACAAGTTGTATATGTATAGCTGTGGGGCAGAAGGGATTGTTCTTTTGTTCAATTCGATTTTCAAGATTGTGGGGGCCACATTTGACGGCCAAAACTACTTGTCCGTTGAAGAACTTCCGGTTTTTCAGATG ACTCTGGTGGAATCTTTGAAGCAGCAATTTTACAAGAATTTAGATGGGATGTTACCGATGGATGATCTGTCGGGTTTTGGATCCCCTATTCTTACATCGGGTTTGCTCGGTGGCCCTGCTAGAAGTGGCGCTGATTTGGTTCTGCAGAATGTTAATATTCCACTTATGCAACTAG ATCAACCACACTTGCAGCTGGCCGCACCCTCATACATGTACGGTGTAGATAACAACAGCCAATCAGAGCTCTACATACCAGATAACTCTGCACTGCAGTTCTTTTCTCCGGCTCTAAGGAACAGCTTTACATTTAAAGATTTTAGCATCAGTCCTTACGGTGAAGGATCAAGTTCAGGCTCGGGTGTGGTGTCCGATGAGCTAGGACCCGCTTTCGATTATCAAGTCGGGCCATCATCATGGCAAGGAAATATAACTAGTGTTTCCTCTGATTTTGGCATCTGTTTCTCACGGGCCGCCCAACGAAGGTGGCGCAAGCTTCGGGCGGTCGTGAAATTCTTTTTTCATGCAACCAAAGTGGCAAAGTTTTATCGATATCCTTATCGATATCTCGATTTCTGA